The genomic region tgagtgtccttacatagtgtgagagtgtcctcacacagtatggaagtttccttacacagtgtgagagtgtcctcacacagtatggaagtgtccttacacagtgtgtgagtgtccttacacagtgtgtgagtgtcctcacacagtatggaagtgtccttacacagtgtgagagtgtccttacatagtgtgagagtgtccttacactgTATGGACGTGTCCTCACACAgtatggaagtgtccttacatagtgtgtgagtgtcctcacacagtatggaagtgtccttacacagtgtgtgagtgtccttacacagtgtgtgagtgtccttacatagtgtgagagtgtcctcacACAGTATGAAAGTTtccttacacagtgtgagagtgtcctcacacagtatggaagtgtccttacacagtgtgtgagtgtcctcacacagtatggaagtgtccttacacagtgtgagagtgtccttacacagtgtgagagtgtcctcacacagtatggaagtgtccttacacagtgtgtgagtgtccttacatagtgtgagagtgtccttacacagtatggaagtgtccttacacagtgtgagagtgtccttacacagtgtgagagtgtccttacacagtgtgtgagtgtccttacatagtgtgagagtgtccttacactgtatgggagtgtccttacatagtgtgagAGTTTTCTACCACAGTGTGGGAGTTTCCAACCACACTCTGTGAGGACATTCCCACTCAGAGTTTAAaagtctgcagctcctccagttaGTTTCAAACACTTTCagcaaactgaaacaagtccagtagACTACGGTACAGCACTTAGAGGTACCaggacctggatgactgaggaccttcatcaacaacaaagaaaaaaggaaaccagAGGCTCACCCAGGTGCATCATGGTCCTGCACCTGTGCTTATAGAAAGTTATACCTCTACCCGGGTTATAtaccaacaaacacaaaaacaacaccaacactagATGAGACAGAAGAAAACATGCTGACCATCCAGAATAATCCAACTAAATGACCTGAgtcttctgttttctcctccagtctgtcCGTTGCCccgttctctttctcctcctccttcttctccttctccttcttcttcttctcctctgtggtCGATGCTCAGCTGCTCTCCCTGTCAGAGATGTATGGCAGCCTGCAGTCTCCAAACTTCCCCGAGCCGTACCCACGAGAGACGGCACTGCGCTGGAACATCAGCGTCCCCGACGGCTTCCAGATCAAACTCTACTTCAGCCACTTCGACCTGGAGCCGTCCTACCTGTGTGAGTACGACTACGTCAAGGTGAGACAGCACGGCTTCATGGGAAATCTGTCCCTCACATCTAAAGCAACACTTTCACAGAAGTGTAATGATTAAAACATCCATAAATACACCATACTATACTCTTATAATACTCTTATTTAATCCATCACATCCACCTTCTGATGCGACAGTCAGTTAATAATCATATCTTGTGAATGTTTGGATGGATCTGTGGTTTGTAGAAATGTTACATGCAGTCAGATGTTTCTTCAGACAGATCAGCCTGCACGCTGTGATGTCAGCATCTTCTGCTACAGACGGCTTGTTTATGTTTCTCTAAACCAATCACAGTCGTTCTTGGGCGGAGCTTATTCGATGATGCAGCGACGGTGACCATGCCTGTATAATAATGGCAGGAGGAGTTGTTTCACATGTGAAGACTAGTCCTGATTGTAAAAAGACGAAATACTCAGAGACAGCAAGCTAACAGCTGCTATCTTGTTGATGTTGGTACAGTTAGCAAACGGGTCAGAGTCAGATCGTTTTTTCCTGAAGATTCCAGGTCCAAacatcagcaggaggagagatgaacaTGTCGTCCACTGTCAGGTTGAGGCTGGATCACACTGCGGCTTGTTGCTAcaggtgagaggtgagagggCTTCAGGACTAACATGTGGATGGAACCCAGCTGCAGTTTCAGTCAGTTTTCCGTTAGTATGGTTGTGTGTCATATTATGGCAGCGTTACGACAGCCAATAGGATGGTGCTTCTGGCAGGGCTCGCGGGCTCAGAAGATCATGACTGTAGTGCCGTTCACAGGTGTGTCCTGCTCGTCAGGGCTCTGTGTTAGCCCACCTTCATGTATAAACACTAGCTGGAGGTTATTGGAGCAGAGACCACTGGGAGGACAGCTGCCATCCGCCTTCTCTTGGACCTCGTCTGATATTTTCAGGcaaaacatcacattaaatgTCACATATAGAGCtctaaacttttgtttttgcttgccAGCActaaacatatttttcttgCTAAAGACAATAAAAATCTTTAGCAAGCAATAAAAGACTTCCTTATATTTTGAATTGAAGACCGTCCGGTGTTGAATCGTTTTCATGGGATGAGGCTCAAACAGACAAGCAGCATCGTGTCCGCTGCCTTTGTAAAGAGTAATGATAATGATTTCATTGATTATAGAGAATGTAGACAATCATTTGgttcacaaagaaagaaagacggaaatatattgttgtgtttattttattttactctaTTAACGGTCATGCAGTTGTGGTTGTGAGTTGATGGTCTGCACTTCCAGCATTTGTATCAAGTGTGAAGATGATGTTGATGCATTTCAGTCCAGAAACTGTTAATTGTTAATAAAACTGTACCATAACTCTGGATACATTCTGCTTTTTgttgacataaaaacaaactgttctgtttgttggaACAACTGAATGTGTGCTGccacctgccacacacacacatttatattcaaaagATGTCAGTGGGCGCCGCGGCAACCTGCCAACGACACAAAGAGACCAGCTGATGTTCTCAGACTGAGAAGTTACTCTGACGTTCACACTCAGATGGTTCACTAAACAAATGTGTTCCTGGTTATTTAAAACACCttctaactgtgtgtgtgtgtgtgtgtgtgtgtgacactgatGAAGCGTCGCCATGGTTACAGACTAATATATCACTGTTTATTATAAACTACAATCCACTGTTTTACTGAATGTGTCTGTAATGTGATTACATTTTTCTCTAACTTTACCAGAATACACTCAATAACACTTAAATTTTGTGTCCTGACTGTTTAATTCTGTTGGATGTATTCTGTTACTGcacagtaatctgattacttttagggagaagttaaaaataaaaaaaaaactgaactgaaatgtttctgtgaagaaGCTGCTGACGACTAATGACatgatgctcacacacacacacacacacacacacacacacacacacacacacacacacacacacagtctttgtTTAGCTGTGACTGACTAatatgtgtggttgtgtgtgtgtgtggttgtgtgtgtgtgtgtgtgtgtgagataagCTTCAGTTTATCTGCTGCAGCCCGTCTGGTTCTGATCACTGTCCACATGTTTGGGTCTGGGTGTGTGGTGTTCAGGCGGAGGTCGTGGTGTCGCTGCTGTTTGTTACAGATGGATAAACACAGATAACAGGAGCGCTTCTTTATAAcgtgtctgctgctgagaaGCTCTTCTGCTTGTTGTCGACTGTATTAtggatttattttgtgtttgggctCCACATCACGGTGTTGAGGCCCAGAGGGAATCTGAAACTTTAACTGAAGCTGCAGGCTGACCATAAAACCGAAGCTTCagtgcagagaggagacactggTGAAACATCTGGAGCTGTCCTCAGCTGCTTTAGATCAGATGGACAGATGTGTAATGAAGTGGACAGATGTGCTCagaggaaagagaaacagaatTAGTAGAGGAGGAGCGATGATCAGTCGTGTCAGTAAGAACAGCAGCTTGTAACTTTCTTCATGTTGAACTTGTTGTCAGCTGGTTGGTTGTGTTGTCAGGTGGAGGCGGAGGGGGAGGTGCTGGCGTTGTTCTGCGGTCGGGAGGAGACGGACACGGAGGCGGTACCAGCTCAGCAGCTCATCACGTCCCCCAGAAACTCACTGAGCGTCTCCTTCACCTCCGACTTCTCCAACGAGGAGAGGTACTCAGGATTCAAGGCTCACTACAGCGCCGTGGGTGAGGACGCActgacattagcatgctaacagctagctgctaacagccctctgtctctcagaggtgacagtctgacagcctgtagcttcagttcactactgagtctaataagtcaacaacatgaactcataaatgtgaagaaaggaaatattttgactcctattttgattataaacagaaaaatccaaccgtccatcgtctgaactcaagtttctgtctctgactgaactcagaccagtttaatctgctcgttaactcaTCGTCAGACTCACTTCATTCAGACTGGATTCTTACTGAGTCAGAgtcaccagaacagttctggtttgTCCCGACAGTCTCCTCTGGTTCGGTCCAAATCATTCCTCAGTTCACGGTAACATGTGAAGATGTTATGTCTCTACACGCTGATGATGTCCgactctctctttctgtcctctcctgATGTGTCTTCTGTCCTggagtcatagtcctggtcagagccgctgtaaatcacctctgtactgtacatCACATCTGTACAGTACATCActtctgtactgtaaatcacctctgtactgtaaatcacctctgtacagTACATCActtctgtactgtaaatcacctctgtactgtacatCACATCTGTACAGTACATCACATCTGTACAGTacatcacctctgtactgtacatcacctctgtagtttaaatcacctctgtacagTAAATCACATCTGTACAGTACATCActtctgtactgtaaatcacctctgtacagTACATCACCTCTGTACAGTAAATCACATCTGTACAGTACATCACCTCTGTacagtaaatcacctctgtacagTACATCACCTCTGTacagtaaatcacctctgtagtgtacatcacctctgtactgtacatcacctctgtactgtaaatcacctctgtactgtaaatcacctctgtacagtacatcacctctgtactgtaaatcacctctgtactgtaaatcacctctgtacagTACATCACCTCTGCACTGACCTCCATCTCTCTCAGAGGGTTCTGTCCTGGTCTGTCCACACATCCAGACAGACTCTGctactgagctaaccagctaacaatAGCTAGCTACAGCTGTTGTTACTCTGAGCTTCACATtgtgtccatgttttacaaactacacCTTTAAAGAGCCTCTGTGGAGTTAATtccttctgtctgtgtctgtccaTCCTTGTCCTGCGTCCGTCCCTGCAGATGTNNNNNNNNNNNNNNNNNNNNNNNNNNNNNNNNNNNNNNNNNNNNNNNNNNNNNNNNNNNNNNNNNNNNNNNNNNNNNNNNNNNNNNNNNNNNNNNNNNNNNNNNNNNNNNNNNNNNNNNNNNNNNNNNNNNNNNNNNNNNNNNNNNNNNNNNNNNNNNNNNNNNNNNNNNNNNNNNNNNNNNNNNNNNNNNNNNNNNNNNNNNNNNNNNNNNNNNNNNNNNNNNNNNNNNNNNNNNNNNNNNNNNNNNNNNNNNNNNNNNNNNNNNNNNNNNNNNNNNNNNNNNNNNNNNNNNNNNNNNNNNNNNNNNNNNNNNNNNNNNNNNNNNNNNNNNNNNNNNNNNNNNNNNNNNNNNNNNNNNNNNNNNNNNNNNNNNNNNNNNNNNNNNNNNNNNNNNNNNNNNNNNNNNNNNNNNNNNNNNNNNNNNNNNNNNNNNNNNNNNNNNNNNNNNNNNNNNNNNNNNNNNNNNNNNNNNNNNNNNNNNNNNNNNNNNNNNNNNNNNCTCACCTGTCCACACCGCTGCCCTCACCTGTCTACACCGCTGCCCTCAGCTGCCCTCACCTGTCCACACCGCTGCCCTCACCTGTCCACACCGCTGCCCTCACCTGTCCACACCGCTGCCCTCACCTGTCCACACCGCTGCCCTCACCGTCCACACCGCTGCCCTCACCTTCCACACCGCTGCCCTCACCTGTCCACACGCTGCCCTCACCTGCCCACACCGCTGCCCTCACCTTTCCACACCGCTGCCCTCACCTGTCTACACCGCTGCCCTCACCTGTCTACACCGCTGCCCTCACCTGTCTACACCGCTGCCCTCACCTGTCCACACCGCTGCCCTCACCTTTCCACACCGCTGCCCTCACCTGTCTACACCGCTGCCCTCACCTGTCTACACCGCTGCCCTCACCTGTCCACACCGCTGCTCTCCCTTGTGATCAGAGTTGGTTTAGGTGTTTTTGGACCTGGCCTGTAACTAGAATATGACTTTTGCCTGTTCCTCACTGCTGCCTGTTGCGACTATCTTTTCTGATTTTGCCCTTGCTGCCTTTGTTATCAAATGAACAAGCTGCACCAGCTTCATATTGGTAGTCTGAATACATCTTGCTTCTCTGCACTCTGCTTCTACTCACTCTGCAGGAGGTCGTGCAGTTGTTGGGTGTACTGGTTGTAGTTTGTTGGATCACTGCGGTTAAAGGAGATTTCCGCTGCATGAGGACGAACCACCAAACCTGATTTGACAAAAGATATCTGTTATCagtaataaaacactgaaaatctACTACAACTGCAGATATGTGTTTATATAAAAACAATCCAGAAGACTGCCATTCAGATTTTACTGCTCCCAGAGCATAAATGTGCGTTATGTCTGTCTGCAGAACATAAACATTTACACACCACACAGaacataaatacattattcAGTACAAAGAGCATGAAAACATTACTGagtatgtgttgtgttttgtgattaaTGAGCTGTGGGATGAAGATGTGATCTGGTAGAAGAGGATAAGCTTCAGCTAAAAGATGTATTCGGTCAGATGGGAGTAGagtgaaacatgaaaaaagGTGTTTCTAAGGTCATGTGAGTGCAAATGATATCTGTTATTGAGCTCTGACAGGTTGAAGGTGATGGATCAATGATTTAGGGAGAATGTGTGTCATATGTGACAGCTCATTTCTGTTGGGGACTGACAGCATGGTGGGACAGCAGCAGTGTCTCATGGATTGAACTATGCTTTGGTCAAGCAGTGACAAAAGATGGAGCAATGAAGTGTGAGTCAAAGCTGAGTTTGTTGTACAGTGTAATTCTGAGGGCTGTGAAGCATCGACCTGCTCTGCTGTCATCCAAACAATGGATGACTAATAATGATAAGTCCTCACTGGGTTATTATCATGAAAGAGTACACGTATGACAGTGTCATCAAGCATGTGGTGATGGGCTCATACAGTCATTAGTTCACTGATTGTAGAAGAAGAATATAGTcagtagaagaagaacaagacAAAGGACAGTAACATAAGAAGACAGATAGCAGATTGCGATAGCAGTCTCTGCTGTTGCTGTCTGCATGAGTTCTGCATGGTGTTTTTACCAGACATGGTTCAATGATTGTTTAGAGTCTGAATTCAACAGGAAGTTTAAACAGGAGAATTTGCCTTCAACTCACCTGGATTGGCGACTCGGTCCTGATAGCGGGGGACGTTGTCATCCAGAGTCTGTAACATCACCCACATGGTGAGCGTGAACATTCCCGCCAGAAACCCATAGAAGACCAggtagaagaggaggatgagaccTGAGGGAgacaaataaatatgtatatatatatatatatatatatatatatatatatatatatatatttatacatatatatatgtgtgtgtgtgtgtatatatatatgtatatgtatatatatatatatatatatatatatatatatctatatacacaTATctaatatatatttacacaacagaacaaacaaacaaatgctgaACAGTGAATGTAACtatctatttgtttttatgattgcACTGTCCAATCAGTTGGCCGGATTCTGCTCAATCTCCAGCAGCAGGTTCCTGACATCACTCTTTGCTATAATATACTGTGATACACTATAGTACACTATAATATACTTTGATATACTATAACATATTATAATATAATGCAATATACTGTTGTGATTGTGAACTTTGTGTGTTGATTGTTCTGGGTGCACTGAGGCTTTTTTCGCAGGAGCTGGCCGTGGTTTCTGAGGTCACCTGGAACTCCTGCACTTCACACATCTGCAGCTCATCTAATGATCAGACGCCGGCTTAAATATGCCGTCTCTGCAAATGCTGCCAAATTGTTTCCTCATTGCTACGTGTTATCGTTGGCTGAACCTCTCAATCTATTTTATAGGGTTTTTTGTACTTGTTTGCCAGGCAGCTGCCTTCTCGTCTAACCTTTAAATCTCCTCATTGTTCCAGGGCCACAACCACTCTGCTGCCCAGCTGCCTGCTCCTCAGTTCACCACCTGATCACTCTGGATCCACGCTTTACATGCTTTAAACCTGAGCCCTTATGCTGGGCCTGAGCCTATCTACACCCATCTCACCATCTAAGCTTGTTCAAGCCTTTAGtaaattcattttatttcacctACTCCCAGTCTTGGTGTCCACTATTGGGTTCTGCTACAACCCAACCATAAAACAAGAATCTGGCCAACATGGACCCAGCAGACCGAGATCCCTTTTAGCAAGCACTCAGCACTCAAGGAGCCCTTGCAGGGAGATACGATCATATGCTCCGCAAAGTTATGGATTCCCTGCATGGACTCAGTCTTCCTTCTCAGCGCCCACTACTCAGGTAATCTGGACACCTGTGGTTGCTTCATTCTACAGTGTTGTTTAGTGTTTTAGCAGCAGCCCTCCAGTTACCCCACTGATATGGCTCGAATAgcttatctctctataaaagcaaggaatctctgtctgtctgtgtgtgtgtgtgtgtgtgtgtgtgttcctcaaatatctctgcggatcaggatcagactgacctgagactttcaacatggctgcttcgtggttcagtggtgtgcgacttcgcatttgtttggactgcaatgatgccgttaataaattatttcataaatgctttacaaattccgcgagcatcgtccaccggagccaccacagtcacatgcgcaccagagccaatcactgcacaccgtggtcacgtgcgcaccagagccaatcactgcagagctcaagcccacgacacaccttaagaaacaagcaggtttatacctgcagcggcgcgagctggaccgggattttgccggcgttTTGGTctcgttctgttctgtgcatctaaactgactgttgtggattaatgagactaaaagagtccggaccgagtctgttcgggtctgaggagatctggagacgccAGGACAaaaaagtggaatcggaatctgtggatgctcgtgtgtagctagctgctagccgctagctcaaccacacggcccacctcccgaggcgacggaccggacgcaccggcacgaccaaaaccggacttagggtaaataatgtccgccacgctttttcgcgaacattgccgtcacgtttgctttgtgtctggtgcaggaagaaacggtaaaaacaggcttttgtcacgaaagtgtccaagcagcaagtttggttgttgaggaacaggaagttgtgggagggacctaggcggatgaatgacaggcaacgacggcctgtgtgtagacagcgatattgagagttgagagactTGTGACacttagcgtgtttggagtgtgtagttagtgtgttatgtagtgtttggtgtagtgcaggggtactcaaatacaaatcttaaagggccacaaagatttttttcaatgactcaaaggtccatgtgttgaggtcggtcaggccacatgcaataaaactgtaatattaaaaaaaaaatgtccttttcattctaaacaacaaaatacgaactaaaataaaatgtcatttccattttaacataaattaaaatacatagttgaatatttactcttttgtttgccttcaaacattgtgtccatcagttcagtcatgcattattttatttcattgtgacatagatgtgacaagcatcctgcttgcagcttgatatgatgatttcagtgcatttatttgtattgtgcttatctctgaattttgaggaaatgtctcttcaaaattcctatgcttcgtctcataatgccgcaatgactcttgggtattctgttgatgttggtgtaattatggttcatgaatgtgtttgtgaataagatgatatgtaagatggttgtgggttaattcacgtcatttgttctgtgattaaatggtgttgagtcttaacaaggatgataaaaattttggcaccgtgagtaaaagggtgtttgccgggagaataTCCCCGTCCGTTACGGTACTTGTGGCAATATATGAGAAGACTTGCTACCGTAATACCTGGTAAACAACgtaagtgtgtgttattgcAGCACCGTCAGATCCGtgggttttgtcctggttggaggatGAATAAATGCAAAGTTCCTACTTCTATGAGTGGCTGATTCTCattgtccactttgttatagcagtttacttggaaaacgccatttcaatctcttaccaccggcgaaatgtgaatacgcgaactgctccgaaaatgaaagtgaaagttgcgatcgcagcggtgagtgacccagctgtatgtgtatcgttggcatggagacaagtcccggtgcacacgtgctgacccaaccaaaacacatggtgaaggaataacagttcgggggccacaaacaggaggccggcgggccggatgcagcccgggggccgcctattgaggaccgctggtgtagtgtgtttagtgtgtagtggagtcaggttttttttcatgAGTCCAAGcaatgaggagacggctgaatgagcattgccagcatttaaatgtaaaaagttacatataactttgtaaatgtttaaaatttatgcacatatttagcaaacaacaatttatatttgcattataagtaataaaaaaatggtttgttaaatatATTCGTGgttttcacagcaaaaaaatcgaactttttctactcagattttatgggttttttgtgattttaggtccattgtgttaatacagtatgtcaaaataaaaaaataactgtacagtcacacatgtgaggttgtgctgaaaataatgacaccaagtaaatagtttttaaggtgaaatataatggcaaaatcaaaaatagtcaaaaacggccaattataccctggaatatcggatttcacaacaaacctaaatatccctgacgtcccaccttcaaaaaAACCCttatttggccatccatgaaaaagctacttaacctcccacttttctataggaataaatttttcttacgggcactgcactagtataatGAATTTGTTGAGGGAAATAGCAGGACAGTGGGCTACAACGCTATGGGAGAGTAAGTCAGTGCTCCTGGTTTCTtatgtttctttcatttctgaGATGCGTAAAGTCTTTTATCACCAGTACAGGGCCAGGAAGCTTCCAAATGCCTTATAGTGTCACAACAGGGTTCCTAGTCTGtggcctcctcctctccgagtattttagcattttagctTCTGAGAGTGGGTGGGATGAGTGAGTGCTCACTGCATTTATTAGTAACATAGTAACATACATGTTAATTTGAGGGGTGTGTGAGGAATTGAAGGATAAGCTAGCTGTTTGTTTCATACCAGGTTCCCCTGAGGGGATGATAGTCTTAGCCATCTGAGTTGATAGAGAGACAAAGGCAGAAGTCTAGCAGGGCCAGAAGGTTAGCTCAACCCTTCCCCTTCCAACAGTCCCACTCTCCTCCCTTACCTAGTTCTCTGCAGAAACCTTCCATGAGCAttgcagctcctcctgctgctgtggaggaGCCCATGCAGCTAGAACACACTTGCCTGTCTGCTGTGGAATGCCAAAGTCAGCTTAAGCTCAAGCTTTGCATCTACTTCGGTCAACCCTGACACTGCATTGTATCCTGCCCCTCAACACCCAAAAGACGAGGCTCACCAGTAAAGGAGAGCACCCTGGTGAGCCAAACCTCTTCCCTTTCCAGCTCTCTCCAACACATTCATCTTCCCTGCCACTTTACAATGGTCCCTAGGACTTCCTTCCTGTGAATGTCCTGGTGGAATCTGGTGCAGATGACAGTTTTGTGGATTCAGCATTGGTGGAAGACGTGCAGATCCATTTTGAGACAAGACAACTTTTAGCCTCTGTCACTCACCATACTCAGCCTTTGAACTTGGTTATTTCTAGTAACCATTGTGAGCGAGTCCAGCTTTTTGTAATTCCCTCTCCCACTTCACCTGTTGTACTCTGTCTCCCTGGGCTCAAACTCCACAATCCTTACATTGATTGAAACACTTCCACCATCTCTGGAGTGTTTTTGCAATTCCCATTACCTGCACTCCAGCCCTGCCTACAAGACATCTGCAACAACCCCTCCCTCATCACTCCATCTGTCCCTGGTGCCGCCAGACTATTATGACCTGGCTAAGGTTTTCAATAAGAAGTTAGCCCTCCTTACCGGCCCTATGACTACGCCATAGACCTTCTCCTCGGAGCCCCATTTCCTACTAgtaaactctataatctgtccCACCCCAAGAGAGAAGCCATGGAGAAGTATAATGGAGATTCACTTGCACTTTATCTGACTTTCCTCATCTCCCTTTTGGTGCCAGGTTCTTCTTCATGGATAAAAAGGACAAGACGCTACGCCCATGTACTGACTACCACTTGACTCAACAACAAAACCATCAAGAACAAGTTTCCTCTACTTCTGATCGACCCTTCCTTTGAGCCTCTTTGCCATGCACAGATCTTAACAAAATTGGACCTCTTCAATGCCTATCATCTTGTCTGCATCCAGGAGGGGGATGAAATGAAAACTGCTCTTAACACCCCTGCCGTCTACCAGGTCCTCTTCAAGAGCACCCTGCATGACATgctcaattattttttatttgtcactTCGAATTTTCTCACACACAACTGAGAACACACAAAATATGTGTGTCTTGTGCTCCAGAAGCTACTGTCAAACCAGAAAAGTGTGAGTTCCACGCCCCATTGTCAGTTTCCTGGGATATGTGATCCTGCAGAGACAACTCTAACCAGACTCCTCTAAGATAGAAGCAGTGGTTGAGTGGCCAGCACCTACGTTCTCTAAACAGCTATAACACCTTGTAACAATCCCCTTCAATTAATTATTCCAAAAGGGAAAGTACAAACGCAAATTTAAGGGAACGGGCGGACTTGATGAATGCCATGAATGAACACTGCCGGCTAACTGAAAACGCttaaatcacacaaaaataacCAGCAGATCTCTACCTTACTCATATGATAATGTCGGCACAAATTGCAAAGAAACGAAAATACACAGAGGGTTGTTGTTATCGCTATGTATTGACAGCCAGAAAATTAAATTACGTCCGACCCAGACGCACACACCAAACAAAAGAAGGGAGGCACGCTCCAATGCAATACAAACATTTGGCCAAAAGACCCCAATAA from Sparus aurata chromosome 2, fSpaAur1.1, whole genome shotgun sequence harbors:
- the LOC115596475 gene encoding mannan-binding lectin serine protease 1-like produces the protein MSLSVAPFSFSSSFFSFSFFFFSSVVDAQLLSLSEMYGSLQSPNFPEPYPRETALRWNISVPDGFQIKLYFSHFDLEPSYLCEYDYVKVEAEGEVLALFCGREETDTEAVPAQQLITSPRNSLSVSFTSDFSNEERYSGFKAHYSAVGEDALTLAC